From the Panthera leo isolate Ple1 chromosome C1, P.leo_Ple1_pat1.1, whole genome shotgun sequence genome, one window contains:
- the EIF4E2 gene encoding eukaryotic translation initiation factor 4E type 2 isoform X3 has protein sequence MNNKFDALKDDDSGDHDQNEENSTQKDGEKEKTERDKSQGSSKRKAVVPGPAEHPLQYNYTFWYSRRTPGRPTSSQSYEQNIKQIGTFASVEQFWRFYSHMVRPGDLTGHSDFHLFKEGIKPMWEDDANKNGGKWIIRLRKGLASRCWENLILAMLGEQFMVGEEICGAVVSVRFQEDIISIWNKTASDQATTARIRDTLRRVLNLPPNTIMEYKTHTDSIKAWEEFHGLVNSSGR, from the exons ATGAACAACAAGTTCGACGC ATTGAAAGACGATGACAGTGGGGACCATGATCAGAATGAAGAAAACAGCACACAGAAAGATGGtgagaaggaaaaaacagaacGAGACAAGAGTCAGGGCAGCAGTAAGAGAAAG GCTGTTGTCCCTGGACCAGCAGAGCATCCCCTGCAGTACAACTATACTTTCTGGTACTCCAGAAGAACCCCCGGCCGTCCCACTAGCTCACAGAGCTATGAACAGAATATCAAACAGATTGGCACCTTTGCCTCT GTGGAGCAGTTCTGGAGGTTTTACAGCCACATGGTCCGTCCCGGGGACCTGACAGGCCACAGCGACTTCCATCTCTTCAAAGAAGGAATTAAACCCATGTGGGAG gaTGATGCAAATAAAAATGGTGGCAAGTGGATTATTCGGCTGCGGAAGGGCTTGGCGTCCCGTTGCTGGGAGAATCTCATCCTGGCCATGTTGGGGGAACAGTTCATGGTCGGGGAGGAGATCTGTGGGGCTGTGGTCTCTGTCCGGTTTCAG GAGGACATTATTTCAATATGGAATAAGACTGCCAGTGACCAAGCAACCACAGCCCGAATCCGGGATACGCTTCGGCGAGTGCTTAACCTACCTCCCAACACCATTATGGAGTACAAAACCCACACCGACAGCATCAA ggcctgggaggagTTTCATGGCCTGGTGAACAGCAGCGGCCGCTGA
- the EIF4E2 gene encoding eukaryotic translation initiation factor 4E type 2 isoform X4, with amino-acid sequence MNNKFDALKDDDSGDHDQNEENSTQKDGEKEKTERDKSQGSSKRKAVVPGPAEHPLQYNYTFWYSRRTPGRPTSSQSYEQNIKQIGTFASVEQFWRFYSHMVRPGDLTGHSDFHLFKEGIKPMWEDDANKNGGKWIIRLRKGLASRCWENLILAMLGEQFMVGEEICGAVVSVRFQEDIISIWNKTASDQATTARIRDTLRRVLNLPPNTIMEYKTHTDSIKDNSSFRNTKITL; translated from the exons ATGAACAACAAGTTCGACGC ATTGAAAGACGATGACAGTGGGGACCATGATCAGAATGAAGAAAACAGCACACAGAAAGATGGtgagaaggaaaaaacagaacGAGACAAGAGTCAGGGCAGCAGTAAGAGAAAG GCTGTTGTCCCTGGACCAGCAGAGCATCCCCTGCAGTACAACTATACTTTCTGGTACTCCAGAAGAACCCCCGGCCGTCCCACTAGCTCACAGAGCTATGAACAGAATATCAAACAGATTGGCACCTTTGCCTCT GTGGAGCAGTTCTGGAGGTTTTACAGCCACATGGTCCGTCCCGGGGACCTGACAGGCCACAGCGACTTCCATCTCTTCAAAGAAGGAATTAAACCCATGTGGGAG gaTGATGCAAATAAAAATGGTGGCAAGTGGATTATTCGGCTGCGGAAGGGCTTGGCGTCCCGTTGCTGGGAGAATCTCATCCTGGCCATGTTGGGGGAACAGTTCATGGTCGGGGAGGAGATCTGTGGGGCTGTGGTCTCTGTCCGGTTTCAG GAGGACATTATTTCAATATGGAATAAGACTGCCAGTGACCAAGCAACCACAGCCCGAATCCGGGATACGCTTCGGCGAGTGCTTAACCTACCTCCCAACACCATTATGGAGTACAAAACCCACACCGACAGCATCAA ggacAATTCAAGCTTTCGAAATACAAAAATCACATTGTGA
- the EIF4E2 gene encoding eukaryotic translation initiation factor 4E type 2 isoform X1 yields the protein MNNKFDALKDDDSGDHDQNEENSTQKDGEKEKTERDKSQGSSKRKAVVPGPAEHPLQYNYTFWYSRRTPGRPTSSQSYEQNIKQIGTFASVEQFWRFYSHMVRPGDLTGHSDFHLFKEGIKPMWEDDANKNGGKWIIRLRKGLASRCWENLILAMLGEQFMVGEEICGAVVSVRFQEDIISIWNKTASDQATTARIRDTLRRVLNLPPNTIMEYKTHTDSIKRSLIMQPDLQPPGDHQDKTWHRAT from the exons ATGAACAACAAGTTCGACGC ATTGAAAGACGATGACAGTGGGGACCATGATCAGAATGAAGAAAACAGCACACAGAAAGATGGtgagaaggaaaaaacagaacGAGACAAGAGTCAGGGCAGCAGTAAGAGAAAG GCTGTTGTCCCTGGACCAGCAGAGCATCCCCTGCAGTACAACTATACTTTCTGGTACTCCAGAAGAACCCCCGGCCGTCCCACTAGCTCACAGAGCTATGAACAGAATATCAAACAGATTGGCACCTTTGCCTCT GTGGAGCAGTTCTGGAGGTTTTACAGCCACATGGTCCGTCCCGGGGACCTGACAGGCCACAGCGACTTCCATCTCTTCAAAGAAGGAATTAAACCCATGTGGGAG gaTGATGCAAATAAAAATGGTGGCAAGTGGATTATTCGGCTGCGGAAGGGCTTGGCGTCCCGTTGCTGGGAGAATCTCATCCTGGCCATGTTGGGGGAACAGTTCATGGTCGGGGAGGAGATCTGTGGGGCTGTGGTCTCTGTCCGGTTTCAG GAGGACATTATTTCAATATGGAATAAGACTGCCAGTGACCAAGCAACCACAGCCCGAATCCGGGATACGCTTCGGCGAGTGCTTAACCTACCTCCCAACACCATTATGGAGTACAAAACCCACACCGACAGCATCAA GAGAAGTCTCATAATGCAGCCAGACTTGCAACCACCAGGGGACCACCAGGATAAAACTTGGCACAGAGCCACGTAA
- the EIF4E2 gene encoding eukaryotic translation initiation factor 4E type 2 isoform X2, with product MNNKFDALKDDDSGDHDQNEENSTQKDGEKEKTERDKSQGSSKRKAVVPGPAEHPLQYNYTFWYSRRTPGRPTSSQSYEQNIKQIGTFASVEQFWRFYSHMVRPGDLTGHSDFHLFKEGIKPMWEDDANKNGGKWIIRLRKGLASRCWENLILAMLGEQFMVGEEICGAVVSVRFQEDIISIWNKTASDQATTARIRDTLRRVLNLPPNTIMEYKTHTDSIKMPGRLGPQRLLFQNLWKPRLNVP from the exons ATGAACAACAAGTTCGACGC ATTGAAAGACGATGACAGTGGGGACCATGATCAGAATGAAGAAAACAGCACACAGAAAGATGGtgagaaggaaaaaacagaacGAGACAAGAGTCAGGGCAGCAGTAAGAGAAAG GCTGTTGTCCCTGGACCAGCAGAGCATCCCCTGCAGTACAACTATACTTTCTGGTACTCCAGAAGAACCCCCGGCCGTCCCACTAGCTCACAGAGCTATGAACAGAATATCAAACAGATTGGCACCTTTGCCTCT GTGGAGCAGTTCTGGAGGTTTTACAGCCACATGGTCCGTCCCGGGGACCTGACAGGCCACAGCGACTTCCATCTCTTCAAAGAAGGAATTAAACCCATGTGGGAG gaTGATGCAAATAAAAATGGTGGCAAGTGGATTATTCGGCTGCGGAAGGGCTTGGCGTCCCGTTGCTGGGAGAATCTCATCCTGGCCATGTTGGGGGAACAGTTCATGGTCGGGGAGGAGATCTGTGGGGCTGTGGTCTCTGTCCGGTTTCAG GAGGACATTATTTCAATATGGAATAAGACTGCCAGTGACCAAGCAACCACAGCCCGAATCCGGGATACGCTTCGGCGAGTGCTTAACCTACCTCCCAACACCATTATGGAGTACAAAACCCACACCGACAGCATCAA AATGCCAGGCAGGCTGGGCCCCCAAAGGCTCCTTTTTCAAAACCTCTGGAAGCCGCGGTTGAATGTGCCatga